The nucleotide window TTTAATTTCCTTTCCATTCACCATTTTTAAAATCATGCTGCAATTTTCTAACCTATAACCGTCAAACCACGCTgcgaagttttatttattttgtaatataatatatactttttaaatGTTACTGAAATTCACGCTGTGCTCACtaataagcaataaaatttggaatacatTGTTCTACAATTAAAACAGGGcttcatttgtttgtttataacaaCATTTAAACATGCCAATTTCTAACTCGGTTTtagttacaataacaaaataatatattttgtgcagtcattttaaaacaaaattttaactgttaaaatacatatacagtacTCAATATATAGTttagcaatttaaaataaaattaatttttaactcaaaaaaactttttttaacttaacgtCTACTTCTGTTTTCAATTCAATACCCTAATACCCATATAATGAATCtccaaaaatactaaaatatatattgtaaatttttttctgctttcacaatatttttatatatttcatttatctttgtttcttcaatattaaaaaaaaacaaatatacagcTTTAGTACGACAGCTGTTCATTGCCAGAAATTCGTAAGTTTCCTACAtagaaatatttcacaaaaacaaaaagtattgTTTACCACAGCAACACTGTCACTACAGTTAtactttttcatacaaaatttgagttgtaattaaatttactcAATAATTTTGTTCTTGATGCacagttaattttaattaggcagcaataaatatgaatatttatttaaaataattgaaatttgaatctAACTTTAATAGATGTGTGTTAAACAATTTCATAAAGAGCAGCAACAAATTACAACAGCTACACAAAAATggtcatttatatatttcaattgttatttttaattttttttaaattaattttaatattattattttttagctattcatattttttataaacattttcgtacaataagttatgaaaatatttttaattattttgtaattttaagtaatttttgtaaaaCTCTAGTTTGTATTTATGATTTAAGTAGTTTTGAAATTGCCAAACGTTATTGctcaaattgttattatttcttaCTATTCTTATACTACCCTCTGTCTCTAATTTCTGTTAAAATTTCTATGCAACACAAgcaatttgtatacatttttgttatgcCAATAATTATAAGAGAAACATTCCTCGCACATGTTTCTCTTAGAATTTTTAGAAGAAGATAATAAATAGCCAAAATttgaatcaaattaaaaattcttacatcaaaataaatacatctttaaactattaataaattcaaaacaaaaagcaGACTATGCGTGAGCCAAAAATATCGAAAGTAATCGATAACtgattattatttcttcattaaattttacatacaGTTTTTGACGTTTGTATAGAATAAATACAATAAGAGTTAATAGAGTAAAAATTCGataattgttcttttttaattcagatgattctcagaaaaaattatttgaaaaataaatactaataaataaacgaattaaaaaaaatgcaccttgctatgaaattatctactgatatcgtaattttattatttttcttttagttatactttttaaacattttcttaaaatctctACTCTTTAGTACTGTTTTTTCACGAGTAAAAATTATGAGCGCTTtgaagttaatttttatatttttatattagtttttcttgtaatttctattttgtacaatttgttttttctttgttaaaacaaacaacaaaaatcccAAAAACTGAAACGAAAaagattatttacatttatacacatttgaaaccaatttttaaaaattaagacaATGTGGTCACCACTATTAGTTCGTCCCCCATACTGCTCACCTCGTCcgccgctgccgccgccgccaatAATAACCACCATCAACACCAAATACAACATCAGCAACACAATTCCGCTGCTGCCGCCACATCGACCTACACCACCACAACCACCACTGCCACACCGCTCAACACAATCAAGAGTGAACTTAACGACGAGCCGAAACACATTATCGTCAACGGCGATGGCACCACAACAACGCTGCAGACGCAGTCGCAACCACAGTATCATTACATCACCACTACAGGTGAAGATGGACAAACGCCAACGACGATTGTCTTCGAGAACTACAATGGTGAGGTCACCGAAGTGAATGGCGGTGGTGGCGCCACAACGATTATTAAATTTGAGGGTGACGACACTGAATACCAAGGGTATCAGGTGATAAAACACGAAGAGGATAATTCAAATGGCATACACCACGACGGATCGTCAatggaacaacaacagcagcaacagcaacagcaacaaccacaattTACTTATAAAACCATAACGAAACAAGACGAAGAAATGAATCAAACCATAACCGATACGATCATTGTGCCCGCCAACGGCGTACCAGCGATACCACCACAAAAACAGAAGCGCAAGCGAAAAACACGTTTAATTTCGCCCGACGAACAGGGCGAGTACTTGGAGAAGATGTCGGTGCGCGGTTTGGATATACAGCGCTATGAGCATATCATTGACGGCGTCTCCTACTGTCTGGTGTGTGCCAAAAATGATGTGTTCAAgacattcaaaaacaaatacagtTTTCAACGTCATGCCTATCTGTTCCACGAAGGTGACAATCGTAAGATATTCGCCTGCCCCATTTGCAATAAGGAGTTTTCACGTCCCGACAAAATGAAGATGCATAAAAAAGATAAACACGGTGATATGCAAGTACCCGATGGAACGCTGACACCAGCGGCCACACCGGTTAAGCAATCGCCGGAAGCTAATCCGCCCAAGCGTCCGCGTACCGCCAGTGCACGTCCGTCACGTGCGCGGAAGCCACGCGCCACCATTGCCAACACCGCGACAGTGGCCGTTAGCAGCGGCAGTGAAGAGAATGCCGTGGAAGCGAAGCGCAAGCGCCTCGCTCAAATCGATAGCGTATTGGATGTGGTGCAGCAGCATGCAGCCGATGTGAATGCAACACAGGCGCAAGCGACCACCATCAAtgtgcaattgcaacaacagtcGGGCGCACAGCAGGTGCAGGTACAACAGCAACAGACGTTGCCGCCCATCGATTTGAGTGGCATGATTTTGCCCGGTGGCGCACAACTGGCGTTGGCCAATCCCGGTGCTACGTCTGCGCTCTTGCAGCAACAACGTGTtgcacaccaacaacagcagcagcaacagacaCACGCGCCACCGCCACAGCATATTGCATTGTCCGCGCAGCCAACACAGGTGCTACAGCCGTCAGCAACAGCCGCCACTGCTGCTGGTGCCGCCGGCACCACGCTCATCTATTCGAACCAAATTGATTTGCAGCAAGCGCTGCTACAGCAACAGCTGCATGGCCAAAGCATTATGATACAGGATCAGGCTGGCAATTTGGTGCCGTTGCAATCGCTGCAGGCGCTCAATGCCACCACCGCGCTAGACGGCACACAGACGATCTACACCACACAACCAGCGCGTCATGCGCAGCCACCACAACAGCTGCTGCAGCCAACGCAGCAGTCGACGCCGAACGCCTATCAGACGGCGCCGCAACAGCATATACAGCTGCAAGCGCTGCCGAGCGGTTCACCACAGGAGAGTATTATCACCGCAACATCACCCGCAGCGCAggcacagcagcaacagcaacaacaacaattaaagacAGCCAAtcagcatcagcagcagcacGCCAGCAATGTTGtgtcgcagcagcagcaacaacagcagcactaTGAGTTGGAAAATGTAGCTTATCTGTCGTCGACAGCCGCAACGCCGGCGCCGCCAgagcaacatcaacaacaacaacaccacgtTATCGGCACTGTACAAAGCTACCAAATACTCACGCCGGACGGCTTACAAAGCTACCCCACCGCCACAGCGACGACAACCAAGTTGGAACCGAGCGATTTGGCGGAACTTTGTCCGTACACCTCAATGACCAGCACCACACCACATTACACTTTCACAACACATGCGGGTCATCATGGCGCCACCGCGGACGCGCTGCATCAGCAAGTAGTCGGCGCCACAACTAGTCAtacacaacagcagcagcagcaccagttGACAGCTGGCGGCGGCGGCCAGCAGCATCACATACAACAGCAGCATCATTTCATGGAGCTCAAGAACGATTTGTTGATCAAGAGCGCTGCGGATGCGTACGCGTTGGACGCGAGCTCCATGTATCACCTGCCCTTCTCGCCATCATCGATGATCAGTTCGGTGAACGATGGCAACGGACAGTCGCTGCTCGAAACCAAAGAGATTAGGTAACAACAATTGTTTCTATATCAATctacttttaatatattatatatataaaatatcttaattatttttgtttttgtaaaagtaaaatatgcaaaattttgtgGATCATGAAATTGCAGTAGTAGTACTTGCCGTTTATTTAAACCGTTATTAATATAACTTTTAGATTGTTGTTATTGATTTACAGCGCTGCGATTGCCTGACTGCCTGCCCAAACAATCGCCGGCGTGTCTGCCAACGCTAACAACAGAAAGAGActaactaaatatttgtattattgtaataaaagttttcattattattttctattgtaACGCTAACAAAGTAATCAAGTACAAATATAGAAAATGAAAGTATGAAAACTGCTTtgtattgtataaatatttatttgtcatagtatttgtttttgtttaaattagtttaatttttaaaatatttatatttttagtttggaatatgtatttttttcgtaattttatagtgttgtttttttttttagttttctttgtattgtatattgatattttaagtaaattttgtagtaattacaacaaaatattatcgTAAATTGCTGCGTAACTTGTGCAgcttgaacatacatatgttgcagTGTTGTTGCGTTGAATTGTTGCTGCTAACTTCTACTATTACTCAAACACACACTCTTTCTACACTCTTATACTCTACAAACTCTACACAATTTGTAAAAGTAATGGCTACGGCGACGCATTTTTTTACAATGCGTGTGAAGTAgaattgtaaatttattatttcttgaaagaaatcattttttaattatttattgctcagtttttatttcgaatataaaaatgaaacgcGCCTGAAAGATCTGAAATCTGCATAATAGCTAGATTTATATACGCTTCAATTAATTGGtcttgttttcgatattttttaatatttctcaaaataaattcaatataattaaaaaataattaaaacatatttttttttatttaaaatttttaaaaagtatttcacTAAAAGCGATTTTAAAGACAAAGGGCTGTTttgaattcatttattttttaatcataaaaaTCTTCTTTAATTctgttaaattttgaaataatttttaattgtgaaaaaaatttttacccaaaaatacataatctataatattaaaaatgcttcTAAAGTCGTGTTGAACACGAAAATGTTTTgagaaaacttttaaatttcaaaatcaataattaaattaCCTAAATTATGGTCTATTTAGCTtcatttgttgattttaaaaattctaaaattttttttcgatctcatttttatcaaaaataaaatatttgacattttttgtcaatcaaatatataattttttgtaaaaaaaaaaatagtttccagtattatttccattattatttatattaaatattttatttgtaaacaattttttacttgtTCTCTTTgctataaattgtttttgtttctctttAGAATTTCGTAGAATTCTCAgagtacattttttaaattatttcgtatttaaaattattttgtgtctgaacttgtatgtgtatgttaacTTGTTAACTCATTAAAATGGTTGAGTGCTCTTActataattattgtatttaatagtTTGCTATACtttaacaacaatatttttctataattgtTGGGTGTTTTTTTGTCCATTTAATTCCTTCATTTATCCTtgtgattatttatataaatacaatttacaatatattttttaattgattgaagtcattaatttcattaatttattttattttgttttcttcttctcttttttcttattttcatttattttttatatataaaaaatatataacaacgcGTAACAAACGATTTCAACACAACTCATTCACAACTGCGTACGctcaatcaacaacaacaataaacatgaTCCTGTTTCCaaaacacgcacatacatacatacacacaatccACATAAACATGCACATATGCACAACTGTATGCATTTAACTAAACAAATGTACAGCTATGATATCAACGAGGCGGTTCTGTTAGcgctttaataaataaaagtcgCTATGACGGAggaattaccaaaaaaaaaataataataatcaataatttaaataaaacaaatgaaaataatgaaatgggAGAAAAAAAGAttgttaaaagttaaaaaagccaaaaaaaaacataatttatgcaaacccgcaaaataaatataattattaaaaatataataagcaCCCGAAGAAAGCAAAATGGTAAAGCAAAAAAACGTGCTTGCCGACGACTAAGTGACTGCTCTTCAGCACCCGAAATATAAAAAGCTGCCGAAGACGCGCCTTGCcgatttacgtttttatttagaTTAAATTTATGTTCTCTTATATCAACATTAGCTGCATACTACTGCTACTacagttcaataaaatttgtacCAGAGGtatgtgttttcttaaaaaaatatattatgttctttttttttgttttcatttataattttagttgttttctctttgtttttttttttttgttttttttttttttttgtggtttcgCTGAATCCGTTTTCGCTCACTAGTTTGGCCAAAATTCTAAAGTTTCGTGTACTTTGGTCTAGGAGTTGTCTCTTTAGTTTTCCAAGTCGACGTTGCTTGCTTTTGGGTTCTGCTTGAAGTGGCACTTAGCTCTTGAAAGCTGTGTAGCTGTTAGCGCCGATTTAGTATGTGGAACAATTTCTAATGCaatggttttgttgtatgtttttgtaaaaattgatTGCCGTGAAGATGCTTTAGTTACAACTGCGGCGCTATTCtacaaatattaatgaaattttcaaattttgttttatataatttctactctcatatatgtatttcaattcttagatttcaatttgaaaattggttttttcagtcatttaatattttacgaTCATCTAATTCTAtatcattattaaattatactttGTGTTAGCCAATTATTGTTCGCTTGATTTCACCACATCACtcacttttttgaaatttaaaattttgtttcaacaTTTTCAACATTACATAATCCAATGTttcgttattaaatatttaattttacttcattggaatttttattaatttttattttatattattatataataattatgcgTTTTATGTTCATCAAatcatttttacatttaaatttaaaatttttttgcatattaaatcCAACAATTCATATTAgggaatgcaatttttttatttttttaaacagaacacagttttgttttgcttgcaagtatatatgtatgtatgtatacatgctTCTATTAACACCTTTAATAAATCCATCATTTTTactcttattatatttttcttttatattttataaaaatatgtttttaacttttatattatgAATTTTGTTATGTGTTTGTTGCGGCATTTGAATAGAAGGCACTATGaactaaacaattatttttaattcattaagattaataaattagttaaaatatttgtgtgcataaaaaatgttaaaatgtaAAACGAAAATTCGTCTTTATTTTCTCTTGTATAAATGCCACAATAAATACACAtactaactttttttataaataattaatttatttttataatctttattttattttcaatatacaatAAGTCTACtgcttttcataaaacattcaacacttttatacttatttataaaaaagggGCTGTTCAATTAACGTTtgattaatattgaaaattttttttggcttaaaataagtaaaactttttttagtttgatttcaatattttcaaaatatttgttaaaaaagttaaagtattttattaacgctaaaatcaaaaattattaattattttaagtgatttttaaattttaattattattttgcgcGCATAATTTTGTACTTGATACAAGTAATAAGGTGAAGCCAgtcaatattttgattttaatcgaAATTATCGATTAATCACGCTACCATTGACAGCCCTAATTTAAATTTACTGCATTAATTCACACACATATTTGCCACTACATTCTAATTGTAAGTTATtgattttatgtttctataagaAAATAATTCGATATTTGACTTGAGagtaaactaatttatttttgtctttctttctttgtttattttacatgATAATTAATTTCTGCGTCTGTGTTTATATTGTGTCTGTATGTCTACCTCTTGTGTTTCGCCAACGCAAATTAAACGTACAGGTTTTTCTAAAAACCAACAAATTAGCGTTAATCAGAACATATACAAACAGAAAAactacaacaccaacaaccatCACCAACCACTCATTGACAACACGAATTTCCCCTTCCAACAACCAACACTACCACTACCACTACACCCAATAATGCGTAAAGTCGGTAGACCACCAAAAAATCCGCTACCTACACAAAATGCGACAGATCCGCTAGCGCAGCAAACGCCCATTAGAAACAACTCAACAACATTtgcaccaaaaacaacaacaattcctaAACCATCAGCAACAttaacatcatcatcatcaccaccatTACCAACATTGCTTGCATCATCCTCAATTGGTAACAAGAAAACCAATCATAATTACactacaacaccaacaacaagcgCGGCAAACACAACTACGCCAATGTTCAAAGTACAAACTCAGACCGCCACACAAGCCATACACAAAAGCACACCAATACCACAAAAACTACCAACCATTTTTAGACCCCAAACACAGCAAcaatatagcaacaacaaaaaaaacagttaCGTATTAGCCACAAAGACAAGCGCGCCGCCAAAGCCACCGCCGCCAACAACAATGATTAAGTCCATAAATATGGGTATCATTGATAGTGTCGGCGACGGTGGTGTTGTTGGCGGCGTTTGTAAACGCAGCAGTGGCGCTGGTGATAAGCACAACAGTAAGCGTCAGATGGTTGCAGTCACCAAAACAGGCAATGGCGGCGTTAaatacaacatcaacaacaacaattatgcaGCTAATAGTTTCGTTGATGAATTTACTGATTATGTTTTGAATGAACGTTTTCCCGGTGAACTAACTAAACTCAATTACTCTTCCCCCCCTCCAAAAATCAAATTGCCAATGCTACCGCCAACACAACATATACGTTTACCAACCGTAAATTCCGAACGCTTGGCACAAAGCAGGACCATCGCAGGGGCGCAAATTGGTGGCAGCACGATCGTCAGAAATGCCAACAATACCGTTATTACCACCAccagcagtagcagcaacaataacaacaagaagacAACGATACAGCCGCGTACAGTGCAACTGTTAGTGACGCGTCGTCCAAttatcaccaacaacaacaacaacgccagcaGCAACAGTAGCGCTGCTGTTGGCGCACAGACAGCGACAATTGTGGCACCTGGCGTGTTGAaaatcaccaacaacaataataacaacagtcaAATTTTACACACCACCACCGGCACTGAAACGGTGGTTATTGAGGAGGAAGACGACGAACTGCTCACAGCGACGAGTGGCGATGATGGTTCGATGTCACCGCACGCGCTTGCGATGTCCGCGACTACTGCGCAAATTTTACGCAAATTCCGTATACCCAAAGGCACTGCTTTGACGGCGAAATCGATCAGCAGCGTGGAAGTGGCCAATAGTGCGCCGGAGGCTTTAATCTGCAGCGCTTCAACATCCCCCGTACACTCGCCAATACATTCCACTTCTTGTTCGCCACCACCACGGGCCGATACACCGAACTCCGTTGATTTGGTGGAGGAAGTGATCGAGACCGATGAGAACTCAACGTGCCAGTCCACCGATGAAGCGTTGATTACGGCGGACACCACCACAGCCGACACCATCAACGATTGTGATGCAGACATTGTGGAAGAGGTTGATGCGGAtgcaaacaccaacaacactaCGACAGTACTAGTGCCGGCAAATAGTGGAAGCGGCGCATTGACGGCAACAACTGCTACAGCGCTGCCGCAAATACAACTGCAGACGGTGCAACCAAATGGCACGGTGACATGCATTAATCTACCGCCAAATACGATACTACTCACCGCGCCGGATGGTTCCACCATACTCGCGACCGCAACGCCACAGCAGTTGAGTAAAttgacgcaacaacaacaaccccaACCacaaccacagcaacaacaacaaataatcacGATACAAGATTGGAATGGTGGCAGCGGTGGTGCTGGTGCCAGCAGCTCTAACAGCAGCGTCGATGGCAATACCACCACCGTATTGCAAGCTGTGCAGGCTGCTGCCacacaccaccaacaacaacaatcggccACCACAACACAAACGTTGCTGCTCACCGCCGACGGCACTGCCATACCAATCATACAATCGGCACCGGCCGCTGCAGCCAGCGCCAACACCACCAACTCGAATTCaacggcggcggcagcagcagctgcagcgcAGATTGTCGCCGCCCAACAGGCTGAAGCGCTGAAGGCGCAAGTGCTGGCGTAGGGTTTGGCCGGTGGCCAATTAGGGCGATTTCTCAATAATGCAACAATTTTACCGACAACCTACTTTTTCTAAGACAACCAGGTAATCGTGTATTCAGTTCTATTATGTGTGTCTATttgatatgtacgagtataaacAATTTGTGAAGTTAAGTGTTTTATGTGCGAGTATGTTATTTACAATTGTTTCGTGCTACGAAAATTGTGtttcaaatattgtatttgaattaGTTTCTGATCACAGTTCAAAAGTATAAACAGTTATAATTCCATAAgttttttaaacgtgtttttttaacgctttagtattaaattaaagttgTTTGCCGTGTCAAAAGAGAGTTAAAATCAATAGCTGCACATGAAAAATCAAGAATCGCTCCAATTAGCTACAGTATTAGCAATTTTTAATTGCTATAATAATGAATAtcataaatattcttaaataataaagaaacgcTCAGTGTCGGGACATTCGTTAGTGTTGTTCCAGGTATATGCTAGCCCCTTTGTAAACtcctaaaaattaattgaaatgataATTGCATGCTTATTTATACAAGTTTTGTTAATTCGTGAAAAAAGTATTACATTTGTGAGAATTAACGCTAaagaataatttgtaaaaaaattttaaataaaaaagaattaaaatatgTCATATATGCGCCTTACCACTAAAGGAAATGAAgtaaaactttaattaaaagttaaatttcaaaattttaacaatattttagagtttattttattttctttgttggttatttttaaatttaaatatttttttaatttctacgtCATTTcagatatgaaattatatttgcaaaaattataacaaatctAAAATGTAGctaaaaatagttatttatttttgtaactctGAGCCACTAAACATAAATTCATTAAAGAGtcaatttcattttacattttaaaagtaaataattaaaaaaataaactttaatttaatttgaaaactaattaattatgaagatcattattatttttcgaataaaaaattataaatctaataaatactaaaaatcgttaataaaaattttttgaattgacAAAAATTCGAAACTCTTTACtactctttaaaaaaatttaaaatatatattttttctctgaaaatattttcttttcaaataagTGAATTTTTCATCGGAGTTTATTACAAGTTTAATCatcaaaattaaagtatttgcgtttttaataaaaaaaaaatagtacacaaaatatttagttttttaacattttttaaaaaaagtttttttatatgaaaaaaaaaacagttgctCATGAttcccaaaaaataataaattttaaattaaaaaatatatatttttttagttttcgaaattgatttttaaatatttgaattttatgccTTCTCTGCAAGAGTTTTGTGTGgcgtaaaaaatgttttttttttacactaaaatttttgcaaagaaTTGCATAAAAATGCTATGAAACTATAACTAGCATATACCATGGACATATTGTGGCAAGTAAGATCAaagttttcaaacataaaaCTAACGTATAAACTCGAAAAGTCAACACTAAAATGtactaattacaaaaaataaatataaa belongs to Zeugodacus cucurbitae isolate PBARC_wt_2022May chromosome 6, idZeuCucr1.2, whole genome shotgun sequence and includes:
- the LOC105218008 gene encoding uncharacterized protein LOC105218008 isoform X2, giving the protein MSSSSLDVPRIMVFRPTWEEFKNFPQYIAYMESQGAHKAGLAKVVPPPEWVPRRSGYDDLDALNITIPAPICQVVTGKQGLYQQINIQKKPLTVKQFSELASTERYQTPKHFDFEDLERKYWKNITYVAPIYGADVSGSITDVDQDSWNINRLGTILDYVNEDYGIQIDGVNTAYLYFGMWKTTFAWHTEDMDLYSINYLHFGAPKTWYVVPPEHGRKLEKVANQYFPASYQNCNAYLRHKMTLISPQVLKQHDVPVSKITQEAGEIMITFPFGYHAGFNHGFNCAESTNFAMERWIEYGKRAVQCTCSNDMVKISMDTFVKRFQPERYQAWLEGNDVGRHPEDPPSAVGAAPLPSHLDVICNKKMKKQCNPTKKKSFKERNPDLNLEEIQLNPNIPDEVKAVLKESVLTLDAEDEEPAIIGDGEAELMTQLSPADLKTKKELLDYIDDGTDEDEEEEFRKRRHKRKHHSDYDDDWFTSKRRTNSRNSSKGRSPRNSNKDDRSTSPASSTSSTSRARRQPCTTPGKTTPRKTPNRRKKDNATTPNAATATTVSSKAVPPEAVASVLKTAAAVSQALSSGQCRDENGNSNSNSNGGVLRTNNVGTPAVAVTVSAVAAAADAAGGNGSLTATTNITTPRAAHAPVIRVVRKLSDQLVSGSTHNNDLPSASAVPTVLQFMQQTRKFEGKIPKIGQQALNLQQAELIIMPTTSSASTAVVNTTNAITTATTTSQQQQQQQLEQEQQQQQQTIVYTTMLPAASTLNGISAQQQQQQQQTQYITIPAATSSAGNSTDGAVYQLQSEIVCDAATYQQHQQQQQQQRQQQHEQQQQQQQLTAQSINGNTIAVTSAAAAQDNVVTTISSSPILLTSSAAAAAANNNHHQHQIQHQQHNSAAAATSTYTTTTTTATPLNTIKSELNDEPKHIIVNGDGTTTTLQTQSQPQYHYITTTGEDGQTPTTIVFENYNGEVTEVNGGGGATTIIKFEGDDTEYQGYQVIKHEEDNSNGIHHDGSSMEQQQQQQQQQQPQFTYKTITKQDEEMNQTITDTIIVPANGVPAIPPQKQKRKRKTRLISPDEQGEYLEKMSVRGLDIQRYEHIIDGVSYCLVCAKNDVFKTFKNKYSFQRHAYLFHEGDNRKIFACPICNKEFSRPDKMKMHKKDKHGDMQVPDGTLTPAATPVKQSPEANPPKRPRTASARPSRARKPRATIANTATVAVSSGSEENAVEAKRKRLAQIDSVLDVVQQHAADVNATQAQATTINVQLQQQSGAQQVQVQQQQTLPPIDLSGMILPGGAQLALANPGATSALLQQQRVAHQQQQQQQTHAPPPQHIALSAQPTQVLQPSATAATAAGAAGTTLIYSNQIDLQQALLQQQLHGQSIMIQDQAGNLVPLQSLQALNATTALDGTQTIYTTQPARHAQPPQQLLQPTQQSTPNAYQTAPQQHIQLQALPSGSPQESIITATSPAAQAQQQQQQQQLKTANQHQQQHASNVVSQQQQQQQHYELENVAYLSSTAATPAPPEQHQQQQHHVIGTVQSYQILTPDGLQSYPTATATTTKLEPSDLAELCPYTSMTSTTPHYTFTTHAGHHGATADALHQQVVGATTSHTQQQQQHQLTAGGGGQQHHIQQQHHFMELKNDLLIKSAADAYALDASSMYHLPFSPSSMISSVNDGNGQSLLETKEIRTIAGAQIGGSTIVRNANNTVITTTSSSSNNNNKKTTIQPRTVQLLVTRRPIITNNNNNASSNSSAAVGAQTATIVAPGVLKITNNNNNNSQILHTTTGTETVVIEEEDDELLTATSGDDGSMSPHALAMSATTAQILRKFRIPKGTALTAKSISSVEVANSAPEALICSASTSPVHSPIHSTSCSPPPRADTPNSVDLVEEVIETDENSTCQSTDEALITADTTTADTINDCDADIVEEVDADANTNNTTTVLVPANSGSGALTATTATALPQIQLQTVQPNGTVTCINLPPNTILLTAPDGSTILATATPQQLSKLTQQQQPQPQPQQQQQIITIQDWNGGSGGAGASSSNSSVDGNTTTVLQAVQAAATHHQQQQSATTTQTLLLTADGTAIPIIQSAPAAAASANTTNSNSTAAAAAAAAQIVAAQQAEALKAQVLA